A DNA window from Paenibacillus sp. HWE-109 contains the following coding sequences:
- a CDS encoding molybdopterin-containing oxidoreductase family protein codes for MRDEPNGVFPAVCSLDCPDQCGLLLHKEAGKIVKIEGDPDHPVTKGAICNKVRHMAARIYDEKRLQYPMKRIGPKGEGSQFERITWEEALETITSRWKGLIADKGPESILPYSFYGNMGRIGTEGMDRRFFNRMGASRLLYAICESAGSEGYKYTMGGSFGTDPEETVHAKLIIMWGINAVSTNMHQVMLAEQARKNGATIIVIDAHKNQTGRWADWFIPVLPGTDALLALGIMHILFAENKVDEAFLQQYTIGHEELREHVKSYNPSMVSAETGVPVSDIYRLARMYGDTSPSFIRIGNGIQHHDNGGMCVRTIACLPALTGQWLHQGGGAIKGNGGYLEHNIPALQRPDLRKEPARQINMNLLGSALLELDQPIYSLYVYNSNPALVAPHANKVREGLEREDLFTVVHDLFLTETAKYADIVLPATSSFENTDFYRSYWHRYVHLQLPVITPYGESKANVDVFRLLAAGMGYEEEALQDTDEELVRQALDHPGNPALANITYESLLDQRFLKAEVRPLFPGELKTPSGKIELYSQEMGVKGFPPLPTYTPLVDEGEDLPFLFIPAPNHNFLNSTFAHNEKHTRMEKAPKLHMNEADAASLGLVSGDYARVWNHRGECELLVAAGTDVLPGVVVSQGLWADGPGNKALVNALTPDRVADMGGGATFFSGRVRIEKSKLN; via the coding sequence ATGCGCGATGAACCTAATGGTGTTTTTCCGGCAGTATGCTCGCTGGATTGTCCGGATCAATGCGGTTTGCTGCTTCACAAAGAAGCAGGGAAGATCGTTAAAATAGAGGGTGACCCCGATCACCCGGTTACCAAAGGGGCTATTTGCAATAAAGTTCGCCATATGGCAGCAAGAATTTATGATGAAAAGAGACTGCAATATCCGATGAAACGGATAGGTCCCAAAGGGGAAGGCAGTCAATTTGAGCGAATTACGTGGGAAGAGGCGCTGGAGACGATTACGAGCCGCTGGAAAGGCTTAATTGCGGACAAAGGCCCTGAGTCCATACTGCCCTACAGCTTTTATGGCAATATGGGCCGTATCGGGACCGAAGGGATGGATCGCCGTTTCTTCAACCGAATGGGAGCCAGCCGGCTGCTGTATGCCATTTGTGAATCTGCCGGATCGGAAGGCTACAAGTATACGATGGGCGGCAGCTTCGGAACAGATCCGGAGGAGACGGTTCACGCTAAACTGATCATCATGTGGGGGATCAATGCGGTCAGCACGAACATGCATCAGGTCATGCTGGCTGAGCAAGCACGCAAAAATGGCGCCACAATCATCGTGATCGACGCTCACAAGAACCAAACAGGCCGCTGGGCGGACTGGTTTATTCCCGTCTTGCCTGGGACAGATGCCTTGCTCGCGCTAGGGATTATGCATATTTTATTCGCTGAAAATAAAGTCGATGAAGCGTTCCTGCAGCAATATACGATTGGGCATGAAGAGCTCAGGGAGCATGTGAAGTCCTATAATCCTTCTATGGTTTCAGCTGAGACAGGTGTACCTGTCTCAGATATTTATCGGTTGGCCCGCATGTACGGGGACACATCGCCTTCTTTTATTCGAATCGGCAATGGGATTCAGCATCATGACAATGGCGGGATGTGTGTGCGCACAATCGCTTGTTTGCCAGCGTTAACAGGCCAGTGGCTGCATCAAGGCGGCGGTGCAATCAAAGGAAACGGGGGATATCTGGAACACAATATTCCTGCCTTGCAGAGACCTGATCTGCGCAAAGAACCTGCGCGGCAAATTAATATGAACCTGCTCGGAAGCGCCCTATTGGAATTGGATCAGCCGATCTATTCGCTCTATGTGTACAATTCCAATCCGGCGTTGGTGGCACCCCATGCCAACAAAGTAAGGGAGGGTCTGGAACGGGAAGATTTGTTCACGGTTGTCCATGATCTCTTTCTAACGGAAACGGCGAAGTATGCAGATATTGTTCTTCCGGCGACGTCATCCTTCGAGAATACGGATTTTTATCGTTCATACTGGCATCGATATGTGCACTTGCAGCTCCCTGTAATCACGCCATATGGCGAAAGCAAAGCGAATGTTGATGTGTTCCGCTTGTTGGCCGCAGGGATGGGCTACGAAGAAGAAGCGCTGCAGGATACAGATGAAGAGCTAGTGCGTCAAGCGTTGGATCATCCGGGCAATCCTGCTCTGGCGAACATCACCTACGAGTCCTTGCTGGACCAAAGGTTCCTGAAAGCGGAGGTCAGGCCGCTGTTTCCCGGTGAACTCAAGACACCAAGCGGGAAAATCGAGCTGTATTCGCAGGAAATGGGAGTCAAGGGCTTCCCGCCGCTGCCGACGTATACGCCACTTGTGGATGAAGGCGAGGATCTGCCGTTTCTGTTCATTCCAGCGCCGAATCATAACTTCCTAAACTCCACATTTGCTCACAATGAGAAGCATACACGCATGGAAAAAGCGCCAAAGCTGCATATGAATGAAGCCGATGCGGCCTCCCTGGGACTAGTGAGCGGTGATTATGCGCGTGTCTGGAATCACCGTGGCGAGTGCGAATTGCTGGTAGCCGCGGGTACGGATGTCCTGCCGGGCGTCGTTGTCAGCCAAGGACTCTGGGCGGATGGGCCAGGGAACAAAGCGCTGGTTAACGCGCTTACGCCGGACCGTGTGGCGGATATGGGCGGCGGCGCAACCTTTTTCTCCGGACGTGTCCGTATTGAGAAAAGCAAACTGAACTGA
- a CDS encoding ABC transporter ATP-binding protein, with amino-acid sequence MANVVAELKDLHTYFNTEEGVVKSVNGVSLVIHEGQTVAIVGESGCGKSVTALSIMGLIDEPAGQIVSGEILFDGRNLVKTGRKELERIRGKEIAMIFQEPMSALNPVLSIGDQVSEALIEHLHLSKKAAWQKAEELIASVGIPRAKEILKAYPHELSGGMLQRVVIAIAVSCNPRLLIADEPTTALDVTIQAQILDLLMEMKRQLDMSILLITHDLGVVAEVADYVVVMYGGKVIEQASVLSLFQNPQHPYTISLLKAKPDLGQRKKRLYAIPGQVPNPLHLGKACHFMDRCAYSKDICREGQPELEEIRPGHLAACWLYEEEKADVRTARSG; translated from the coding sequence TTGGCCAATGTTGTGGCGGAACTGAAAGATCTGCATACATATTTCAATACGGAGGAAGGCGTAGTCAAATCAGTGAACGGTGTCAGCTTAGTTATTCATGAAGGGCAGACGGTCGCTATTGTGGGCGAGTCCGGGTGCGGCAAGAGCGTTACGGCGTTATCGATCATGGGGTTGATAGATGAGCCGGCAGGCCAAATTGTCAGCGGCGAGATCTTGTTTGACGGCCGTAATTTGGTCAAAACGGGGCGCAAAGAGCTGGAGCGGATTCGCGGCAAAGAGATTGCGATGATTTTTCAAGAGCCCATGTCGGCGCTGAATCCGGTGCTGTCGATTGGAGATCAAGTCTCCGAAGCTCTGATTGAGCATCTGCATCTTTCGAAGAAAGCAGCATGGCAGAAAGCGGAGGAACTAATTGCGAGCGTAGGCATCCCAAGAGCGAAGGAGATTCTCAAAGCTTATCCGCATGAACTGAGCGGAGGCATGCTGCAGCGCGTAGTTATCGCGATTGCGGTTAGCTGCAACCCCCGGCTGCTGATTGCGGATGAACCGACAACGGCGCTGGATGTGACGATTCAGGCGCAAATTCTTGATCTTCTGATGGAGATGAAGAGACAGCTTGATATGTCCATTCTGCTCATTACGCATGATTTGGGCGTTGTTGCGGAAGTCGCTGATTATGTTGTCGTCATGTATGGGGGCAAAGTGATCGAGCAAGCTTCGGTGCTTTCTTTATTCCAGAATCCCCAGCATCCCTATACGATAAGTTTATTAAAAGCCAAGCCTGATCTCGGTCAGCGGAAAAAAAGGCTGTATGCCATTCCGGGGCAAGTGCCGAATCCACTTCATCTGGGCAAAGCCTGCCACTTCATGGACCGCTGCGCGTACAGTAAGGACATTTGCCGGGAAGGCCAGCCGGAGCTTGAAGAGATCAGGCCCGGTCATTTGGCTGCATGCTGGCTGTACGAGGAGGAAAAAGCTGATGTCAGAACCGCTCGTTCAGGTTAG
- a CDS encoding redoxin domain-containing protein — protein sequence MAKKGLSIGKKAAPFRLDSTQGMKGLEDFKGKPLVIIFLRGTWCHNCQKQMPELNDYYQRFLDKGVNLIAIAGQKLINIKPYVDANRIKFPILSDETREVIKSYEVFTPIKWDSFRIAIPSTYIIDENQMIRYSYIGENQADRPSAKEILEVIDTLAIVSQEDASIQEELPVFLANMKSTLEHVNTSAGYVTKSIEGNLHNIEGLKGASQRNFEHLEGAVDNYQKKSGELTEFSQQLNTTSHEFTDIQQMNEQLSLNIQTTRGLMDELISMTNVVNEMSTVISQISRQTKILALNASIEAARAGEHGKGFAVVAQEVSKLAHGTEESAGNITAQLQAIDEKINQSFSSFATFEDTMNTVRERISDNSSQILAISEGIKSIADDSLLLGDALNQIKESQHDAQIDLSKIQEVETTINSEVNDILHDMHYHVDQLNALDERARKKK from the coding sequence ATGGCTAAGAAAGGTTTATCGATCGGCAAGAAAGCAGCACCGTTTCGACTAGATTCTACACAAGGCATGAAAGGCCTGGAAGATTTCAAGGGCAAACCGCTGGTGATTATTTTCTTGCGCGGAACCTGGTGTCACAACTGCCAGAAACAGATGCCGGAGTTAAATGACTATTATCAACGCTTTTTGGATAAAGGCGTTAATCTCATTGCGATTGCAGGCCAAAAGCTGATCAATATTAAACCTTACGTGGATGCCAATCGCATCAAATTTCCGATCCTTTCTGATGAAACCAGAGAAGTCATTAAATCCTATGAAGTGTTTACGCCGATCAAATGGGATTCCTTCCGTATTGCCATTCCAAGTACGTATATTATTGATGAAAACCAAATGATCCGCTATTCCTATATTGGTGAGAATCAAGCTGACCGTCCATCGGCAAAGGAAATATTGGAAGTGATCGACACCCTTGCGATCGTCTCTCAGGAAGATGCATCGATTCAAGAGGAGCTTCCTGTTTTCCTCGCGAATATGAAGTCCACGCTTGAGCACGTGAATACGTCTGCAGGTTATGTAACGAAAAGCATCGAGGGCAATCTTCATAATATTGAGGGATTAAAGGGAGCTTCTCAGCGGAATTTCGAACACTTGGAAGGCGCAGTCGATAACTATCAAAAGAAATCTGGCGAGTTAACGGAATTCAGCCAGCAGTTGAACACGACGTCTCATGAATTCACCGATATTCAGCAAATGAATGAGCAGTTGAGCCTTAATATTCAAACGACTCGCGGATTGATGGATGAACTCATCAGCATGACGAATGTCGTCAACGAGATGAGCACGGTGATTTCCCAAATTTCCCGGCAAACGAAAATTCTTGCCTTGAATGCGTCGATTGAAGCAGCCCGCGCAGGTGAGCATGGCAAAGGCTTCGCCGTAGTTGCGCAAGAAGTGAGCAAACTGGCGCATGGCACGGAAGAATCAGCGGGTAATATTACGGCGCAGCTGCAAGCAATTGATGAGAAAATCAATCAAAGCTTTTCATCGTTTGCCACATTTGAGGATACTATGAATACGGTAAGAGAACGGATTTCCGATAATTCGTCGCAGATTCTGGCCATTTCTGAGGGCATTAAGAGCATCGCAGATGACTCTCTGCTGTTAGGCGATGCGCTGAACCAGATCAAGGAGAGCCAGCATGACGCGCAGATTGATTTGAGTAAAATTCAAGAAGTGGAAACAACGATTAATTCCGAAGTGAATGATATTTTGCATGATATGCACTATCATGTGGATCAGTTGAATGCTTTGGATGAGAGAGCTAGAAAGAAGAAATAA
- a CDS encoding ABC transporter permease: MRAYMTKRMLFAIPTLLGATVLIFFIFALTPGDFVDSDVSLPVDRAAELKAIYGLDQPIIERYWHWMVNALQGNLGYSLKYQMPVVSLLKTYMLNSLVISGASLLLTWVLSIGLGVLSAVRRYSWYDGVLTLLVFATMSFPTFFLGLLLIKYFAVDLGWLPVSGMQTTNSNAIGWAHLWDVSKHAFLPVAVLTIASIGSVTRIVRADVINVIKQDFIRTARAKGLKEKTVVYKHALRNAILPAITLLGLEIPFLFSGAIITEQIFTWPGIGFVHMQAISVRDYPLLMGFTLFVTVVTVAGNLMAEWLYAVADPRIRLK, encoded by the coding sequence ATGCGCGCCTATATGACTAAACGTATGTTGTTTGCCATTCCCACTTTGCTGGGGGCTACGGTGCTTATTTTTTTTATTTTTGCTTTGACACCGGGTGATTTCGTGGACAGCGATGTTTCTTTGCCGGTTGATCGCGCAGCGGAGCTAAAGGCGATTTATGGGTTGGATCAGCCTATTATCGAAAGATACTGGCATTGGATGGTGAATGCGCTGCAAGGGAATTTGGGTTATTCGCTTAAATATCAAATGCCTGTTGTATCGCTTTTGAAGACTTATATGCTGAATTCCCTCGTCATTTCCGGGGCTTCGCTCCTGCTGACATGGGTACTGTCCATCGGGCTGGGTGTCCTGTCTGCGGTTCGCCGCTATTCCTGGTATGACGGCGTGCTGACATTGCTCGTGTTTGCCACGATGTCGTTTCCAACGTTTTTTCTCGGTTTGCTGCTGATCAAATATTTTGCGGTAGATCTGGGCTGGCTTCCTGTCAGCGGCATGCAGACAACGAACTCCAATGCCATCGGCTGGGCGCATTTGTGGGATGTATCGAAACATGCGTTTCTCCCCGTTGCTGTATTAACCATTGCCAGCATTGGCTCGGTAACGCGAATTGTGCGAGCAGATGTGATCAACGTGATTAAGCAGGATTTCATCCGCACGGCTCGTGCCAAGGGGCTTAAAGAGAAGACAGTTGTCTACAAGCATGCTTTGCGCAACGCCATTTTGCCGGCAATCACCTTGCTGGGACTGGAAATTCCCTTTTTATTCTCGGGAGCGATTATTACGGAGCAAATTTTTACATGGCCAGGTATCGGATTCGTCCATATGCAGGCGATCTCTGTCCGGGACTACCCGCTTTTGATGGGTTTTACCTTGTTTGTGACGGTGGTGACCGTCGCTGGCAATCTAATGGCTGAATGGCTGTATGCGGTTGCTGATCCCCGAATTCGATTAAAGTAA
- a CDS encoding heparinase II/III domain-containing protein — MDTKRLKQLQTNASKAEFAEAMALLRQEAEEAEKITYQIRSQEQGQWTHYYHCDVDGSRLTFAWDQPFLHRCPSCGKERSGEPFNAAWISIAHSLIGRAIYHIALLYAIEPDVQRLAIVKSYLMAYASHYETYQTHGDIPYNGPGKLFAQTLDEAHWMIDLAMGFDVIQEHLTLEEETHIRSGLLVPCARFLIAHKEKQIHNHSVLITSAIAAIGLLLNDDEIVQAGLEGEYGLHDQLERGIYEDGLWYEGNMQYHFYAFKSLLHYALIAEGTQWDIWNRDGLKAMFDYPLHFVLPDGAMPTLNDAGLGDSIGSYTPYYEIALDIYGDAIYRSLLNTAYGTEWADKHYANVKTVRRNSVYGLMFGQPLEPTAESRSVVLSDASHRTSSFPASGLSKLVHSNGWQAIVKHSRFGGEHDHMDRLGLSVICGSVPLLVDPGTTAYGIPAHYGWFKHTYSHNTVSINGADQPPRDGRIVQLEEQPWGTWIETAVDWLSDDFQMKNQIILPPELSPWDVEAYGGTQIRRINVLADNHLLDIVQVSVPQLRDVHWMNHVSGLLREHADTIWEITDEPLGRLEQKWLKDKRKLAAGPHRFSYQMREGVLEQASWCSLPVDIYMALTPDNPPSSDRTSLIQRVAVQGTVLFIQAVFYEAHREFADEQTTRVGQVSVTACEDETYQIEWVQGGNQQCYELTLKDAKAKLRKFVK; from the coding sequence ATGGACACGAAACGTCTAAAACAGCTTCAAACAAATGCGAGCAAAGCCGAGTTTGCGGAGGCAATGGCACTGCTCAGGCAGGAGGCCGAAGAGGCTGAGAAGATTACCTATCAGATCCGGTCCCAAGAACAGGGGCAATGGACGCATTATTATCATTGCGATGTGGATGGCTCAAGGCTGACTTTTGCCTGGGACCAGCCGTTCCTGCATCGCTGCCCGTCTTGCGGCAAGGAGCGCAGCGGCGAACCTTTCAACGCTGCGTGGATATCGATTGCGCATAGTCTTATCGGCCGCGCAATTTATCACATTGCGCTGCTGTATGCGATCGAGCCTGACGTGCAGCGATTGGCGATCGTGAAGTCTTATCTAATGGCTTATGCAAGCCATTATGAAACCTACCAGACCCATGGGGATATTCCTTATAATGGGCCTGGCAAGTTGTTCGCGCAAACGCTCGATGAGGCGCACTGGATGATTGATCTTGCGATGGGATTCGATGTCATTCAAGAGCATCTAACGCTGGAAGAGGAAACGCATATTCGCAGCGGTTTGCTCGTGCCCTGCGCGCGGTTTCTGATTGCGCACAAAGAGAAGCAGATCCATAATCACTCGGTGCTGATTACATCTGCGATAGCCGCCATCGGGCTGCTGCTGAATGATGATGAAATCGTTCAGGCTGGGCTCGAGGGCGAATATGGCTTGCACGATCAACTGGAACGCGGCATTTATGAAGACGGTCTGTGGTACGAAGGCAATATGCAGTATCACTTCTACGCCTTCAAATCGCTGCTGCATTATGCTTTGATTGCCGAGGGTACTCAATGGGACATCTGGAACCGCGATGGGTTAAAAGCAATGTTCGATTATCCGCTGCACTTTGTGCTGCCGGATGGGGCGATGCCGACGCTTAATGATGCCGGTTTAGGGGACAGCATTGGCTCTTACACGCCCTATTACGAAATTGCTTTAGATATATATGGCGATGCGATTTATCGCTCTTTACTCAATACGGCTTACGGTACGGAATGGGCTGACAAGCATTATGCAAATGTGAAAACCGTCCGTCGAAACTCTGTTTATGGTTTGATGTTCGGGCAGCCGTTGGAACCAACGGCAGAAAGTAGAAGCGTAGTTCTGAGCGACGCGTCTCATCGAACAAGTTCATTCCCAGCCAGCGGTTTGAGCAAGCTGGTTCATTCTAATGGCTGGCAAGCGATTGTGAAGCACAGCCGGTTTGGCGGCGAACATGATCATATGGATCGCCTAGGGTTATCGGTCATATGCGGCAGCGTGCCCTTGCTGGTAGACCCTGGGACTACCGCTTACGGCATTCCGGCGCATTATGGCTGGTTCAAACACACGTATTCTCATAATACGGTGAGCATTAACGGAGCTGATCAGCCGCCGCGGGACGGGCGCATCGTACAGCTCGAAGAGCAGCCATGGGGGACATGGATCGAGACGGCTGTTGATTGGTTAAGCGATGATTTTCAGATGAAAAATCAGATTATTTTGCCCCCCGAGCTAAGTCCTTGGGATGTGGAAGCCTACGGGGGAACACAAATTCGGCGGATCAACGTATTGGCCGATAACCATCTGCTCGATATCGTGCAGGTCAGCGTGCCGCAGCTGCGTGATGTCCATTGGATGAATCATGTTAGTGGTCTTTTGCGGGAGCACGCCGATACGATTTGGGAGATTACGGACGAGCCGTTAGGCCGCTTGGAGCAAAAGTGGTTGAAGGACAAGCGCAAGCTGGCAGCTGGACCACATCGCTTCTCTTACCAAATGCGAGAAGGAGTCTTGGAGCAGGCGAGCTGGTGCTCGCTGCCAGTGGATATATATATGGCTTTGACACCGGACAATCCACCGAGCTCCGACCGGACTTCATTGATCCAACGGGTCGCTGTGCAGGGGACTGTATTGTTCATTCAGGCTGTTTTTTATGAGGCGCATAGGGAGTTTGCAGATGAGCAGACAACCCGTGTCGGGCAAGTGTCAGTCACCGCTTGCGAGGATGAGACATACCAGATTGAGTGGGTTCAAGGCGGGAACCAGCAGTGCTATGAGTTAACATTAAAGGATGCTAAAGCGAAATTGCGTAAATTTGTGAAATAA
- a CDS encoding ABC transporter permease — protein MSIDRNHLTISPLLPKKAIVRSSPWRQSIQRLRKNKLAVWGLFILLVTILLCLAGPLFASSTANRVTASLINKPPSLAHWLGTDNVGRDVFVRLLQGGRISIMVGVLSMLSTILVGTVIGLLAGFYGGWVDQLITRLADVFLALPGIPILIIFGAIFSDLKVPAGLRIYFIILLISLMAWPTLALLIRGQILSFKERAFMLATETLGLRNRRKLYHLVLNVTPTIVVIATLTVAKAILSETVLSFLGLGVIPPTPSWGNMLTSANSLIDFRLRPWLWIPPGAAIFITVLSINFLGEGLRDILDPKLKGR, from the coding sequence ATGTCAATCGACAGGAATCACCTCACAATTTCGCCACTGCTGCCGAAGAAAGCGATTGTCCGTTCCTCGCCGTGGCGGCAGTCGATACAGCGTTTAAGAAAAAATAAACTTGCTGTCTGGGGACTTTTCATTCTACTAGTTACCATATTGCTTTGTTTAGCGGGACCGTTGTTCGCTAGCAGCACAGCCAATCGGGTAACAGCCTCGCTGATCAATAAGCCGCCTTCACTAGCCCATTGGCTGGGTACGGACAACGTCGGCCGCGATGTATTCGTGAGGCTGCTCCAGGGCGGACGCATCTCGATCATGGTCGGTGTTCTTTCCATGCTGTCAACGATTCTGGTCGGGACCGTCATTGGCCTTCTGGCTGGTTTCTACGGCGGTTGGGTCGATCAGCTGATTACCCGGTTGGCGGACGTGTTCCTTGCGCTTCCTGGAATCCCCATCCTGATTATTTTTGGAGCGATTTTCTCAGATTTGAAGGTCCCGGCTGGTTTGCGTATCTATTTCATCATCCTGCTGATCAGCTTGATGGCTTGGCCGACGCTGGCGCTGCTGATCAGGGGGCAGATCCTCTCCTTCAAGGAGCGGGCTTTCATGCTTGCAACAGAGACACTTGGCTTGCGAAACCGCAGGAAACTGTATCATTTGGTGCTGAATGTGACTCCGACCATCGTTGTTATTGCGACATTGACGGTCGCCAAAGCGATTCTGAGCGAAACGGTGCTCAGCTTTCTTGGACTAGGTGTCATCCCACCTACGCCATCCTGGGGAAATATGCTGACATCAGCCAATTCGCTGATTGATTTCCGTTTGCGACCTTGGCTGTGGATTCCGCCGGGCGCGGCTATTTTCATAACCGTACTGTCGATAAATTTCTTGGGCGAAGGCTTGCGAGATATATTGGACCCCAAGTTGAAGGGAAGGTGA
- a CDS encoding C40 family peptidase — MPKIMICVGLSCLLAIVAGCSNPSRVHQQSVQEPAKLTTERQTDNRMSNWNLTSKDAELYTGDLGIGLPAKATQTKSREVGGQPSSITSNSATMQQVFPDTSVVPKSGGIVENVIDTAMTYLGTAYEYGSNRADPSTFDCSDFTHWAYLYALGMDLPTDSRGQAAYVETFSGRKYTDVHLAQRGDLLFFISYRGNTAADYEGLDASQKVITHTGIYLGDGKIIHTASQKTGGVRIDQIFDNHLQYRFVVGGSVLE, encoded by the coding sequence ATGCCAAAAATAATGATATGTGTAGGGTTATCCTGCCTACTCGCGATTGTTGCCGGATGTTCAAATCCGTCAAGAGTTCATCAGCAAAGCGTGCAAGAGCCGGCCAAACTTACAACAGAACGTCAAACCGACAATAGAATGTCCAATTGGAATCTAACAAGTAAGGATGCTGAACTCTACACAGGCGATTTGGGGATCGGCTTGCCCGCTAAGGCCACTCAGACGAAAAGCCGGGAGGTCGGAGGCCAGCCTTCATCAATCACTTCCAATAGCGCAACAATGCAGCAGGTGTTTCCGGATACTTCCGTTGTCCCCAAATCCGGAGGTATAGTGGAGAACGTGATTGATACGGCGATGACTTATTTGGGAACAGCGTATGAGTATGGTTCGAATCGGGCTGATCCAAGCACGTTCGATTGTTCGGACTTCACGCACTGGGCGTATCTATATGCCCTTGGCATGGATTTACCGACAGATTCAAGAGGCCAAGCAGCTTATGTAGAAACCTTTTCCGGGCGGAAGTATACGGATGTTCATCTTGCACAGCGGGGGGATTTATTGTTTTTTATAAGCTACAGAGGTAATACTGCCGCTGATTATGAAGGCTTAGATGCCTCACAGAAAGTCATTACCCATACAGGTATTTATTTGGGGGACGGTAAAATCATTCATACGGCTTCGCAGAAAACAGGCGGGGTACGGATCGATCAGATTTTTGACAATCATCTGCAATACCGCTTTGTTGTCGGGGGGAGCGTACTGGAATAG
- the sdaAB gene encoding L-serine ammonia-lyase, iron-sulfur-dependent subunit beta, which translates to MRFKDVFSIIGPSMIGPSSSHTAGAVRLGRVARQLLGELPSKAEITLYGSFADTYKGHGTDLALIGGLLDFETDDPRIPTAAEEAESLGVEIAFRTSKDKADHPNTVRFRISSAGAEVVMTGASIGGGNVEIVNVNDFDVKFTAVYPTLVISHHDRPGMIADITTLLGRNQINIGFMDLDRKGRDREAMTVIETDAALPDTIVQELLQLSMITTIRKVDLAERGD; encoded by the coding sequence ATGCGTTTTAAAGATGTATTTTCAATAATCGGACCCTCCATGATAGGTCCTTCCAGTTCTCATACGGCAGGTGCAGTTCGCTTGGGACGCGTTGCTCGTCAGCTGTTAGGCGAGCTGCCGTCCAAAGCTGAAATTACGTTATATGGTTCTTTCGCTGATACATATAAAGGGCATGGTACCGACTTGGCGCTCATTGGCGGACTGTTGGATTTCGAAACCGATGATCCGCGCATTCCAACGGCTGCGGAAGAGGCGGAGTCGCTGGGTGTCGAGATTGCCTTCCGTACGAGCAAGGATAAAGCAGACCACCCTAATACCGTTCGATTCCGGATATCCTCAGCAGGAGCAGAAGTGGTGATGACGGGCGCGTCGATCGGAGGCGGCAATGTGGAGATTGTGAACGTCAATGATTTTGATGTGAAATTTACTGCGGTCTACCCGACACTCGTCATTTCCCATCATGATCGGCCTGGGATGATTGCTGACATCACCACCTTGCTGGGCCGTAATCAGATTAATATCGGGTTCATGGATTTAGACCGCAAAGGCCGCGATCGTGAGGCCATGACTGTCATAGAAACGGATGCAGCCCTGCCGGATACGATAGTTCAAGAACTGCTGCAATTAAGCATGATTACTACTATTCGCAAAGTGGATCTTGCAGAAAGAGGCGATTAA
- the sdaAA gene encoding L-serine ammonia-lyase, iron-sulfur-dependent, subunit alpha, translating to MRFRTLKQLAELCNAEGKTIAEIMLADQSQESGKSADYVFEKMRAYYQIMKDAVAKGLTEDTTSRSGLTGKDAQRVASYLTTTEASLGEEACKAMAYALAVSEVNASMGRIIATPTAGSCGIIPGVFISSQQRFGWDDDHMVNGLLSAGAIGYVIANNSFVSGAEGGCQAEVGSAIGMAAGALVELRGGTPEQAMHAVGLALKNTLGLICDPVGGLVEIPCIVRNGFGAVNAMAAADMALAGVRSVIPSDEVVQVMYEVGTAMPEKHRETAKGGLAQTPTGQQIMKELNLGKKR from the coding sequence ATGAGGTTCCGTACCTTGAAGCAGCTAGCTGAGCTATGTAACGCAGAAGGAAAAACGATTGCCGAAATCATGCTGGCCGATCAAAGTCAGGAATCAGGTAAATCGGCGGACTATGTATTTGAGAAAATGCGGGCTTACTATCAGATTATGAAAGACGCTGTGGCCAAAGGGCTCACGGAAGATACGACATCCCGAAGCGGACTAACGGGGAAGGATGCGCAGCGTGTGGCCAGTTATTTAACCACCACAGAAGCATCGCTGGGAGAAGAAGCTTGCAAAGCCATGGCATATGCGCTGGCCGTATCCGAAGTGAACGCTTCGATGGGGCGCATTATTGCTACGCCAACGGCCGGTTCATGCGGGATTATTCCGGGCGTATTCATCAGCAGTCAGCAGCGATTCGGTTGGGATGACGATCATATGGTGAACGGCTTGTTAAGCGCGGGCGCTATCGGCTACGTCATTGCCAATAATTCCTTTGTATCAGGGGCCGAAGGCGGCTGCCAAGCAGAGGTCGGTTCTGCCATTGGCATGGCAGCGGGAGCGCTCGTGGAGCTGCGCGGCGGCACGCCGGAACAAGCGATGCATGCGGTTGGACTGGCGCTCAAGAACACACTGGGCCTCATCTGCGACCCGGTCGGCGGGTTGGTTGAGATTCCTTGCATCGTGCGCAACGGATTCGGGGCGGTGAATGCGATGGCTGCGGCTGATATGGCTTTGGCCGGCGTTAGGTCGGTCATCCCGTCGGACGAAGTCGTCCAAGTGATGTACGAAGTAGGCACGGCGATGCCGGAGAAGCACCGGGAGACCGCGAAGGGCGGTCTTGCGCAGACGCCAACCGGCCAACAGATTATGAAGGAACTTAATCTGGGGAAGAAGCGATAA